A stretch of Desulfitobacterium dichloroeliminans LMG P-21439 DNA encodes these proteins:
- the vanW gene encoding glycopeptide resistance accessory protein VanW has product MKRKRVTQLFPFLIPVRKTQRKLFFYIKMYFDRNHYAKAKSPEFLPYSIYETKSKLLNENTGFDMKYQENKVFNLRLAAEPVNGLIIRPGETFSFWQVVRYAERNERYKYGLCVVNDELITVPGGGLCHLSNLLFWVFLHVPLTIVERHPHGIKDFPSPDEDEPDSVDATINEGWLDLKVRNNTSLTFQIEISFDESFIYGRIFVDQAEGYSYEVINRDKSFFKKGGKTFERVSVCRQVIDNKSQQVISENLLYTDIFEIGYALPEGTVIEGEEDGYDD; this is encoded by the coding sequence ATGAAAAGAAAAAGGGTTACACAGTTGTTTCCATTTTTAATACCGGTCCGCAAGACACAAAGAAAATTATTCTTTTATATCAAGATGTACTTTGATCGAAACCACTATGCAAAAGCAAAATCTCCAGAGTTTTTACCTTATAGCATCTATGAAACCAAGTCGAAACTTCTTAATGAAAACACAGGCTTCGATATGAAATACCAAGAAAACAAGGTGTTTAATCTGCGTCTTGCCGCGGAGCCCGTCAATGGTCTGATAATCCGCCCTGGTGAAACATTTTCATTTTGGCAGGTTGTGAGATATGCCGAGAGAAATGAGCGGTATAAGTATGGTTTGTGCGTAGTCAATGATGAATTGATCACGGTGCCGGGAGGCGGTTTGTGTCATCTCAGCAATTTGCTGTTCTGGGTGTTTCTGCATGTTCCCCTCACTATTGTCGAACGGCATCCTCATGGGATTAAGGATTTTCCTTCTCCTGATGAGGATGAACCGGATAGTGTGGACGCGACGATTAACGAAGGGTGGTTGGATTTGAAAGTAAGAAACAATACCAGTCTTACCTTCCAGATTGAAATATCCTTCGATGAGTCTTTCATTTATGGCCGTATTTTTGTGGATCAAGCCGAAGGGTATAGTTACGAAGTCATTAACCGAGATAAGAGTTTTTTTAAAAAGGGTGGAAAGACCTTTGAGCGGGTTTCTGTTTGCAGGCAGGTGATAGACAACAAATCCCAACAGGTTATTTCCGAAAACCTGCTTTATACGGATATATTTGAAATCGGATATGCGCTTCCAGAAGGAACTGTTATAGAAGGTGAAGAGGATGGATACGATGATTAA
- the vanI gene encoding D-alanine--(R)-lactate ligase VanI, translating into MNRLKIAIIFGGCSEEHSVSVKSAQEVAKNLDLEKYEPYYIGITQNGVWKLCHFPEANWENSCCLPAMLAPDSGVHGLIVLEQGKYKMIPLDMVFPVLHGKFGEDGAIQGLLELSCIPYVGCDIQSSALSMDKSLAYIVAGNARIATPNFWTFTENEDMDPDRFIYPVFVKPARSGSSFGVTKVCREEELLSAVEIARQYDSKVLIEEAVVGSEVGCAIFGDDPDLTAGEVDQISLSHGFFRIHQESEPENGSENSTIIVPADISTEMRLHIQETAKAIYRALGCRGLARVDMFLKEDGEVILNEVNTLPGMTSYSRFPRMMAAAGLTFAEVIDRIVALTLEGKRR; encoded by the coding sequence ATGAATCGATTGAAAATCGCCATTATCTTCGGAGGTTGTTCTGAAGAACATTCCGTTTCCGTTAAATCTGCCCAAGAGGTCGCTAAAAACCTTGATCTCGAAAAGTATGAGCCCTACTATATCGGAATTACGCAAAATGGTGTCTGGAAGCTTTGTCACTTCCCTGAAGCAAATTGGGAAAATAGTTGTTGTCTTCCGGCTATGCTGGCACCGGACAGTGGGGTACACGGCTTGATTGTTTTGGAGCAGGGAAAATACAAGATGATACCTTTGGATATGGTGTTTCCTGTTCTGCATGGCAAATTTGGCGAGGATGGTGCCATACAAGGTTTGTTGGAGCTTTCCTGCATCCCATATGTAGGCTGCGATATCCAAAGTTCTGCTCTGTCTATGGACAAATCCCTTGCTTATATCGTCGCCGGAAACGCGAGAATTGCGACCCCGAATTTCTGGACGTTTACGGAGAACGAGGATATGGACCCCGACCGGTTTATTTACCCCGTTTTTGTTAAGCCGGCCCGTTCGGGGTCATCTTTTGGGGTTACTAAGGTATGCCGAGAAGAAGAATTGCTAAGTGCGGTGGAAATCGCCAGACAGTATGATTCGAAGGTGCTGATTGAAGAGGCTGTCGTCGGTAGTGAGGTAGGATGTGCGATATTTGGGGACGATCCGGATTTGACTGCAGGAGAAGTAGATCAAATTTCACTATCGCATGGTTTTTTTAGAATCCATCAGGAGAGTGAGCCTGAAAACGGTTCCGAAAACTCAACAATCATCGTTCCCGCTGATATTTCGACGGAGATGCGCTTGCATATCCAGGAGACGGCTAAAGCCATCTATCGTGCTTTGGGATGCAGGGGACTGGCGCGAGTGGATATGTTTCTGAAGGAAGATGGGGAAGTAATTCTAAACGAGGTAAATACGTTGCCTGGAATGACCTCGTACAGCCGTTTTCCGAGAATGATGGCAGCCGCAGGGCTAACTTTTGCCGAAGTGATCGACCGAATCGTTGCATTAACCTTGGAAGGGAAAAGACGATGA
- the vanX gene encoding D-Ala-D-Ala dipeptidase VanX — MNNGFAYVDEFVSGIRWDAKYATWDNFTGKPVDGYEANRIVGTRALCAALKIARKNAASLGFGLLLWDGYRPQCAVDSFLRWSKQPEDGRMKRKHYPNIHRAEIVEKGYVAAKSGHSRGSTIDLTLYHLADGSLVPMGGDFDLMDSVSHHGAKGVTEVETRNRQFLCSIMETGGFVPYDCEWWHYTLKHEPYPNTYFDFPIT, encoded by the coding sequence ATGAACAATGGTTTTGCCTATGTCGACGAGTTTGTATCCGGAATACGTTGGGATGCAAAATACGCCACTTGGGATAACTTCACCGGCAAGCCGGTGGACGGGTATGAAGCTAACCGAATTGTCGGTACGAGAGCATTGTGCGCGGCCCTGAAAATAGCACGGAAAAACGCCGCATCCTTGGGCTTTGGCCTGCTCCTTTGGGATGGTTATCGCCCGCAATGTGCCGTAGATAGTTTTCTGCGCTGGTCAAAACAGCCGGAAGATGGCCGGATGAAGCGAAAACACTATCCCAATATTCACAGAGCCGAGATAGTTGAAAAAGGATATGTGGCCGCCAAGTCGGGACATAGTCGGGGTAGCACAATAGATTTGACGCTTTATCACTTAGCTGACGGTTCACTTGTGCCAATGGGCGGTGACTTTGATTTGATGGATTCTGTCTCACATCATGGAGCAAAAGGAGTTACGGAAGTCGAAACGAGAAACCGTCAATTCCTGTGTTCGATCATGGAGACAGGTGGTTTTGTTCCCTACGATTGCGAGTGGTGGCATTACACCCTGAAACACGAACCTTATCCCAACACATATTTTGACTTTCCCATCACCTAG
- a CDS encoding MFS transporter produces the protein MDGEIGDNIMENKLVNLKTTIMLGSFAFGIMSFLLPIYAKSIGSDAISIGGLFSIFSLVTLLLRPIIGKAIDRYGGKNFLVLAFVFYAISMVLFSYSNSIFLLYISRLIQAIGSSLMWIPAYTIAMDMADNKKRGNAIGQVDGASAKGALYGAIIGFVFLTYLGFVSGWSTIFKVYAVLAIVAGYIAFKHLPETKIVKQEDISLTINKFNSNFYKLLSIVFFSSISISMLTPLLMIYLQDKFTTDIQTLAFAFIPAALVYSFLPSKLGAISDKFGRITPMAIGLIGSGIVSLGFTHFSSLKILIVLWVLEAIGITMASPAQEALVADIVGENIRGSAYGWYLFIASLGASVGPLLGGFLYDYFGHSIPFYLNGIILLLDAFLVIVLFKNLKRPAKN, from the coding sequence ATGGATGGAGAAATCGGGGATAATATCATGGAAAATAAGTTAGTGAATTTAAAAACTACCATTATGCTGGGCTCCTTTGCTTTCGGTATAATGTCTTTTCTTTTGCCTATCTATGCTAAAAGTATCGGTAGTGATGCAATTAGTATCGGAGGTTTGTTTTCAATATTTAGTCTCGTGACCTTATTATTAAGGCCTATAATTGGGAAAGCAATAGACCGTTATGGGGGGAAAAATTTCTTAGTTTTAGCGTTTGTATTTTATGCAATTTCAATGGTGCTTTTTTCTTACTCTAATAGTATTTTTCTTCTATATATTAGTAGGTTAATTCAAGCAATAGGGTCATCGCTCATGTGGATTCCTGCTTACACTATAGCTATGGATATGGCTGATAATAAAAAAAGGGGGAATGCTATCGGTCAGGTAGATGGAGCTAGTGCCAAAGGAGCATTGTATGGAGCTATTATAGGATTTGTTTTTTTGACTTATCTTGGCTTTGTTAGCGGGTGGAGCACCATATTTAAAGTGTATGCTGTTTTGGCAATAGTGGCAGGGTATATCGCATTTAAGCATCTACCAGAAACAAAAATAGTTAAGCAGGAAGATATTTCACTAACGATTAATAAATTCAATTCTAACTTTTACAAGCTACTAAGCATAGTCTTTTTCAGCTCAATTTCAATATCAATGTTAACCCCTCTCTTGATGATTTATCTCCAGGATAAGTTTACAACTGATATTCAAACATTAGCATTTGCATTTATTCCGGCAGCTCTCGTATATTCGTTTTTACCGTCTAAATTGGGCGCAATCAGTGATAAATTTGGCAGAATAACGCCTATGGCTATAGGGTTAATAGGTTCAGGTATAGTTTCTTTAGGCTTTACACATTTTTCTAGTCTTAAAATATTAATTGTACTATGGGTTTTGGAGGCCATAGGGATAACTATGGCTTCTCCAGCGCAAGAAGCATTAGTCGCAGATATTGTAGGCGAAAATATTCGGGGTTCTGCGTATGGTTGGTATTTATTTATAGCAAGTTTAGGTGCATCGGTTGGCCCTCTGCTTGGCGGTTTCTTATATGATTATTTTGGACATTCTATTCCGTTCTATTTAAATGGTATTATTTTATTACTTGATGCTTTCTTGGTAATAGTGTTATTCAAAAACTTAAAACGTCCAGCGAAAAACTAA
- a CDS encoding helix-turn-helix domain-containing protein has protein sequence MEQIAREIGNNLKRYRLLRGYTQEKLAEEILVSVGYISQLENGLKTPSVQMIAKISEVLGLTGALMLSDNNEIDGELKELVQILMSKDPEDVRFIKNFALLYFAR, from the coding sequence ATGGAGCAGATAGCGCGGGAAATAGGCAATAATTTAAAAAGATATCGACTTTTAAGAGGATATACACAGGAAAAACTTGCCGAAGAGATATTGGTCAGTGTCGGTTATATCAGCCAATTGGAAAACGGCTTAAAGACTCCCTCTGTGCAGATGATTGCTAAGATTTCCGAAGTTTTGGGTTTGACAGGCGCACTCATGCTCTCTGATAATAATGAAATTGACGGTGAATTGAAGGAACTCGTACAGATATTGATGAGCAAGGATCCGGAGGATGTCCGCTTTATCAAGAATTTTGCTCTTCTTTACTTTGCTCGATAA
- a CDS encoding GGDEF domain-containing protein — MAGNKLPENSNDDQNLFFIFNRDSFILIVNIISIGLMFGSVLNLVGYFFWEDTLASVLILSGILLLLGCFLQMLIRFKVRDKITGTSLIVISTLIIPLFSLKYIEIGSLTVWAIPFILIIISLVFVTPTMLFWVGLSALLTQIVVWIFAPSAPVVLVDDSDYILRIGFLMIALVAAYYINRLFVKKLRENAYYTKRIQELAYHDYLTDLPNRLLFNDRLYQAILSAKRTEQNLAVIFLDLDDFKRVNDAMGHEQGDVLLKEVARRLTETLREEDTVSRYGGDEFLVLAQNISTEAIEELPRRIIESMERPFNLEEHSVFITASLGVSVYPIHGETVNQLIKSADLAMYQAKEKGKNQYVLCSPE; from the coding sequence ATGGCTGGCAATAAACTTCCTGAAAATAGTAATGACGACCAAAATCTATTTTTTATCTTTAATAGAGATAGCTTCATATTGATTGTCAACATTATTTCCATCGGATTAATGTTTGGTAGTGTTCTCAATCTTGTAGGGTATTTCTTTTGGGAAGATACTTTAGCAAGCGTTCTGATTTTAAGTGGCATCCTATTATTACTAGGGTGTTTTTTGCAGATGCTAATCCGGTTTAAGGTAAGAGATAAGATAACAGGAACTTCTTTGATCGTAATCAGTACCCTAATTATTCCGCTTTTTTCCTTAAAGTACATAGAAATAGGAAGTTTAACAGTATGGGCAATTCCCTTTATCCTGATTATTATTTCTCTTGTTTTCGTAACCCCTACTATGCTTTTTTGGGTAGGTCTATCAGCACTTTTGACCCAAATAGTTGTATGGATATTTGCGCCCTCTGCTCCGGTTGTGCTCGTTGACGATTCTGATTACATACTCAGGATAGGTTTTTTGATGATTGCGCTAGTTGCTGCATATTACATCAACAGGCTATTTGTCAAAAAGCTTAGGGAAAATGCCTATTATACCAAAAGAATACAAGAGCTGGCTTATCATGATTATTTAACTGATTTGCCAAATCGGCTCTTATTTAATGATCGTCTTTACCAAGCAATCCTATCTGCCAAGCGTACGGAACAGAATTTAGCCGTAATATTTTTGGATTTAGATGATTTCAAAAGGGTTAATGACGCGATGGGACATGAACAGGGAGATGTACTCTTAAAGGAAGTTGCCAGGAGATTGACTGAGACACTAAGAGAGGAAGATACAGTTTCCCGCTACGGTGGGGATGAGTTCCTTGTTTTAGCACAGAATATTTCGACTGAAGCAATAGAAGAGCTCCCCCGAAGAATAATCGAAAGCATGGAACGACCCTTCAACCTAGAGGAGCATAGTGTTTTTATTACTGCAAGTCTTGGGGTTTCCGTTTATCCGATACACGGGGAAACAGTCAATCAGTTAATAAAAAGCGCGGATCTGGCCATGTACCAAGCAAAGGAGAAGGGCAAAAATCAATATGTACTTTGTTCTCCAGAATAG
- a CDS encoding (4Fe-4S)-binding protein, whose product MEKDKVMPGADRGNNYRVYRTDDLIVYWDARQCSHAGKCWKNLPQVFRPKERPWVSLTSATPEEVIATVDKCPTDALKYELPEGSKVNPEIAQGMGSIAYKKDETTSIKIKATHSGPLRVEGSVQVFDADGEFIKQSHRIILCGCGRSGNRPFCDGSHASQP is encoded by the coding sequence TTGGAAAAGGATAAAGTGATGCCCGGAGCAGATCGGGGAAACAACTATAGAGTATATAGAACTGATGATTTAATCGTTTATTGGGATGCTCGTCAGTGTTCACACGCCGGTAAGTGCTGGAAGAATCTTCCCCAAGTCTTTAGACCGAAGGAAAGGCCTTGGGTCAGTTTGACATCGGCAACTCCGGAAGAAGTTATTGCTACTGTAGATAAGTGTCCTACAGATGCCCTAAAATATGAATTGCCGGAAGGGTCCAAAGTAAATCCTGAGATTGCTCAAGGAATGGGCTCTATTGCTTATAAAAAAGATGAAACAACCTCGATTAAAATTAAAGCGACACACAGCGGGCCGCTGCGTGTAGAAGGTTCGGTACAGGTCTTTGACGCAGATGGAGAGTTCATAAAGCAATCTCACCGTATTATCTTATGCGGTTGCGGAAGGAGCGGCAATCGCCCCTTCTGTGACGGAAGCCACGCCAGTCAGCCGTAA
- a CDS encoding ABC transporter ATP-binding protein: MIKFENVSKKYVDGTEAVKSLSFEINDGELLVLIGPSGCGKTTTMKMINRLISHTEGRITIDGKDIDTIDPVPLRRNIGYVIQQAGLFPHYTIEDNIALIPKLKKWNESDIKERVDYLMEVVGLDPAVFAKRYPRELSGGQQQRVGVARALAANPDIILMDEPFGALDPITREQLQDELVRIQSEMHKTIVFVTHDMDEALKLGDRIAVMRDGELLQLDTPDQLLNNPSHGFVEEFIGKQRIYQNPDYISVTDIMRENPAIVLPSRTPTVAITFMRQRKTDTLIVCDEKGKLLGIIPSYDLHAKKESIRTLAEIVRPIETILESTATAKDALQMINKATYGVIPVVNEMRKVIGVVTRGSLLGVFANQWSGEGGDSDEK, encoded by the coding sequence ATGATTAAATTCGAAAACGTGAGTAAGAAGTACGTAGATGGCACAGAAGCCGTAAAGTCGCTTAGTTTTGAGATAAATGATGGTGAATTGCTGGTACTAATCGGTCCCAGTGGGTGCGGCAAGACAACAACAATGAAAATGATTAACCGCCTAATTTCGCATACGGAAGGCAGAATTACCATCGACGGTAAGGACATCGATACTATTGACCCGGTCCCTCTACGTCGTAATATCGGCTATGTTATTCAACAAGCAGGCTTATTTCCTCACTATACCATCGAAGATAATATAGCGCTAATACCGAAGCTTAAAAAATGGAATGAGTCTGATATCAAAGAACGTGTCGATTATTTAATGGAAGTAGTCGGGTTGGATCCCGCTGTATTTGCCAAACGGTATCCAAGGGAGCTTTCCGGTGGGCAACAGCAGCGGGTAGGGGTTGCCCGGGCCTTGGCAGCTAATCCAGACATTATTTTAATGGATGAGCCTTTTGGAGCGCTGGATCCCATTACCCGGGAACAGTTACAGGATGAATTAGTGCGTATTCAGTCGGAAATGCATAAAACCATTGTTTTCGTTACTCATGACATGGATGAAGCTCTCAAACTCGGTGACAGAATTGCAGTTATGAGGGATGGCGAGCTGTTGCAACTGGATACTCCTGACCAATTGCTGAATAATCCTTCCCATGGTTTTGTGGAAGAGTTTATTGGAAAACAACGGATTTATCAAAATCCAGACTATATTTCTGTTACAGATATTATGCGGGAAAATCCAGCCATAGTCCTACCATCCAGGACACCTACCGTTGCTATTACCTTTATGCGTCAGCGTAAAACCGACACCTTGATTGTTTGCGACGAAAAAGGCAAATTATTGGGGATCATACCTAGTTATGATTTACATGCTAAGAAGGAAAGTATCCGTACTTTAGCGGAAATCGTACGGCCTATAGAAACGATTCTCGAGAGTACAGCCACAGCCAAGGATGCCTTGCAAATGATAAACAAGGCGACCTATGGGGTTATTCCAGTTGTCAATGAGATGCGAAAAGTTATCGGTGTTGTTACCCGTGGCTCGCTGTTAGGCGTTTTTGCCAATCAGTGGTCCGGCGAAGGAGGGGATTCGGATGAGAAATGA
- a CDS encoding ABC transporter permease, with the protein MRNESLWTQIIIQLEMRWPDLIQSLVQHIQLVLFSMLIAIAIGIPLGILITRVKSLEGPVLGGAGILQTIPSLALLGFMIPLFGIGIKTAVAALFLYSLLPIIRNTYTGIKDVDKPTIEAAKGMGMTDFQILFKVQLPLALSVMMAGIRTATVINVGTATLAAFIGAGGLGDFIFLGISRNLDALVLIGAFPAALLALLLDWLLGKLEKATTPRGLKV; encoded by the coding sequence ATGAGAAATGAGTCGTTATGGACACAAATTATTATTCAACTGGAAATGCGTTGGCCGGATTTAATACAATCATTGGTTCAGCATATTCAGCTGGTCCTCTTTTCCATGCTGATCGCTATCGCCATCGGCATCCCACTCGGAATTTTGATTACCCGTGTCAAATCCTTGGAAGGACCTGTACTGGGAGGAGCGGGAATCTTACAGACCATTCCTAGTCTTGCCTTGCTGGGTTTTATGATTCCATTGTTTGGCATCGGCATTAAAACCGCGGTGGCGGCTTTGTTCCTCTATTCATTGTTACCCATTATCCGCAATACCTATACAGGTATCAAGGATGTAGATAAACCAACCATCGAGGCGGCTAAAGGGATGGGGATGACAGATTTCCAGATTCTCTTCAAAGTTCAATTGCCCCTTGCCCTAAGTGTCATGATGGCGGGAATCCGGACTGCCACAGTTATTAACGTCGGTACCGCTACCCTAGCGGCTTTTATTGGCGCCGGCGGTCTGGGTGATTTCATATTCCTTGGCATCTCAAGAAACTTAGATGCTCTGGTGTTAATTGGAGCTTTTCCGGCCGCGCTACTGGCACTGCTGCTTGATTGGTTGCTGGGTAAGCTGGAAAAAGCAACAACACCCAGAGGATTAAAGGTTTAA
- a CDS encoding glycine betaine ABC transporter substrate-binding protein, whose protein sequence is MKKKILILGLVAALTLALFGCAKDEAKSGGTIAVGSKNFTENIIIAHMMADLVEAHTDLKVDKKVNLGGSNVAWTALESNDIQMYPDYTGTIVANYYQEETGKSEETLAKTKELTAGDKLKALEPIGFNNTYTLAVTQETAAKYNLNTYSDLAKVANDLIMGCEFEFIDRPDGYPGLQKVYNLNFKEVKGMDHGIMFRALNEDEVDVIDAYTTDGQIKVFDLKVLQDDKEFFPPYDILPLVRQDTLDKYPEIEGILNKLAGKIDEKTMQELNALVDDQGMKEEVVAHDFLVKAGLIEK, encoded by the coding sequence ATGAAAAAGAAAATTCTAATACTGGGTTTGGTAGCTGCGTTGACACTTGCATTATTTGGCTGTGCCAAGGATGAAGCTAAGAGCGGTGGAACTATCGCAGTTGGCTCGAAAAACTTTACTGAGAACATCATCATCGCCCATATGATGGCCGATCTTGTTGAAGCCCATACGGATCTTAAAGTTGATAAAAAAGTTAACCTCGGTGGTTCTAATGTTGCATGGACTGCACTAGAGAGCAATGACATCCAGATGTACCCTGATTATACCGGAACCATCGTGGCGAACTATTATCAGGAAGAGACAGGAAAAAGCGAGGAAACCCTTGCTAAGACTAAAGAATTAACTGCCGGAGATAAACTTAAAGCATTAGAACCTATTGGTTTCAACAACACCTATACCCTTGCAGTGACACAAGAAACAGCTGCGAAATATAATCTGAACACATACAGTGATTTGGCTAAAGTAGCTAACGACTTAATTATGGGCTGCGAATTTGAATTTATTGATCGCCCGGATGGATATCCGGGGCTTCAAAAAGTTTACAATTTGAACTTTAAGGAAGTTAAAGGTATGGACCACGGGATCATGTTCCGCGCTTTGAATGAAGATGAGGTTGATGTGATTGATGCCTATACCACCGATGGGCAGATTAAAGTATTCGATTTGAAAGTACTTCAGGATGATAAAGAATTCTTCCCGCCCTACGATATTTTGCCTTTGGTTCGTCAGGACACTCTAGACAAATATCCTGAAATCGAAGGAATTCTTAATAAGCTGGCAGGTAAAATTGATGAGAAGACTATGCAGGAATTAAATGCTCTGGTAGATGATCAGGGAATGAAAGAGGAAGTTGTCGCCCATGACTTTCTGGTAAAGGCAGGTCTAATCGAGAAATAA
- a CDS encoding glycosyltransferase, with translation MDLSIVIVNWNSAELLLKCLISMEKWLDDLTYEVFVVDNCSNETDIAMLRNEIQPRFPRVNISYNTTNIGFGRANNQILHCCSGKYTLFLNPDTCFISTGMRELLTTFEEDGIGLVSCKLLKGDHTVQLSCFHFPHLWRIVANSLLLSKLLPVTRRRMFSYGIADQTKSLRPDWVLGAFMVLPTTVIRRVGGFDPAIFMYGEDMELCYQVRKIGLEVCYVPDFAVIHYGGCSWRKAWSEARKEAKVHKAILYFYHKHRSRGLGAAVRVVFALGALIRIIIYAFRSIIPRDLKQSSKEIKTQWLILLAQFRSEF, from the coding sequence ATGGACTTAAGTATAGTCATTGTAAACTGGAACTCTGCTGAGCTGTTGTTGAAATGTTTGATTTCGATGGAAAAGTGGCTTGATGATTTAACCTATGAAGTATTTGTTGTAGATAATTGTTCCAATGAAACTGATATTGCCATGCTAAGGAATGAAATACAACCCCGGTTTCCTAGGGTTAATATTTCTTATAATACGACGAATATAGGGTTCGGACGGGCTAATAACCAGATTCTACATTGCTGCTCAGGAAAATACACCTTATTTTTGAATCCGGATACTTGCTTTATCAGCACCGGGATGAGGGAACTGCTGACGACCTTTGAGGAAGATGGCATAGGCTTGGTGAGTTGTAAGCTGTTAAAGGGTGATCATACAGTACAATTATCTTGTTTTCATTTCCCGCACTTGTGGAGGATCGTAGCAAACTCGTTGTTGTTAAGTAAGCTTTTACCGGTCACTCGACGAAGAATGTTTAGCTATGGTATCGCAGACCAAACCAAGTCGCTGCGCCCGGACTGGGTACTTGGTGCATTTATGGTGCTACCCACAACAGTCATTCGAAGAGTGGGCGGGTTTGACCCCGCTATCTTTATGTATGGGGAAGATATGGAGCTTTGTTACCAAGTGAGAAAAATTGGACTGGAAGTATGCTATGTCCCAGATTTTGCGGTTATCCATTATGGCGGTTGTTCTTGGCGTAAAGCGTGGTCAGAGGCTAGAAAAGAGGCTAAGGTACATAAAGCTATTCTCTATTTTTACCATAAACATCGGAGTAGAGGACTAGGGGCAGCTGTTCGAGTAGTTTTTGCTCTGGGTGCACTTATCAGGATCATCATCTATGCGTTTAGGTCTATTATACCCAGGGATTTGAAGCAAAGTTCGAAGGAAATAAAAACCCAGTGGTTAATCCTATTAGCCCAGTTTAGAAGTGAATTTTGA